The following are encoded in a window of Microcaecilia unicolor chromosome 7, aMicUni1.1, whole genome shotgun sequence genomic DNA:
- the BMP15 gene encoding bone morphogenetic protein 15, translating to MLLTAVHCSLLFSCFVVLFPLALGKKDRRGSLGSMAGSPSLPLIQVLLEQIPAEPQVLWRKQTNAQHFQYMVNLYQQLAEEDGRPRRERKVGSNTVRLVRPSRSSMRFVRGPWYSQAISFHLQGLLKVEYLVRATVVCSRTWSVGNSQFFCKMEQLPAGHVTSKPSFTNQSIYPSHKRSSSEKWVELDITSHVQSLMEDSNNLWKHLNLRHVCSISEKTGSSFSRQEWKKVASLNIPFLLLYLNDTQKNSSKTNVEHTYLEEPGLEKDTAAEPILSRKTRQVGSISLDFPSYRQKNTVAKNQCSLRSFRVSFHQLGWDHWIIAPHKYNPKYCKGDCPRRILPYGYNSPNHAIVQNYINELVDQNVPRPSCVPYKYSPISVLMIEPNGSILYKEYENMIAESCTCR from the exons ATGTTGCTCACAGCTGTCCACTGTAGCTTGCTTTTCAGTTGTTTTGTTGTGCTGTTTCCCTTGGCCTTGGGCAAGAAAGACAGACGTGGTAGCTTGGGGAGTATGGCTGGGAGCCCTTCTCTGCCTCTGATCCAGGTGCTGTTAGAACAGATTCCAGCTGAGCCCCAGGTGCTTTGGAGAAAGCAGACCAATGCTCAGCATTTCCAGTACATGGTGAACCTGTACCAACAATTAGCTGAGGAGGATGGCAGGCCTAGGAGGGAACGGAAAGTGGGTTCCAACACTGTGAGACTGGTGAGGCCTAGCAGAAGCTCCATGCGCTTTGTGCGAG GTCCTTGGTATTCACAAGCTATAAGCTTCCACCTCCAAGGTCTTCTGAAAGTGGAGTATCTGGTCAGAGCCACTGTAGTTTGTAGTCGGACCTGGTCTGTGGGAAACTCCCAGTTCTTCTGCAAGATGGAGCAGTTGCCAGCGGGCCATGTGACCTCAAAGCCATCATTCACTAATCAAAGTATTTATCCTTCTCACAAAAGATCTTCCAGTGAGAAATGGGTAGAACTAGACATTACCTCTCATGTTCAATCACTAATGGAGGACTCAAACAATCTGTGGAAACACCTCAACCTTCGTCATGTGTGCAGTATATCGGAAAAGACTGGTAGTTCATTCTCCAGGCAAGAATGGAAAAAGGTGGCATCTTTAAACATTCCTTTTCTGTTGCTCTACCTCAATGACACTCAAAAAAATTCCTCTAAGACCAATGTGGAGCATACTTACCTGGAAGAACCAGGCCTGGAaaaagatactgcagcagagccaATACTCTCTCGGAAAACTCGTCAGGTGGGCAGCATCAGTTTGGACTTCCCTAGTTACCGCCAGAAAAACACTGTTGCCAAAAACCAATGCTCCCTTCGTTCCTTTCGAGTGAGCTTCCATCAGCTTGGGTGGGACCACTGGATTATTGCTCCCCATAAGTACAATCCAAAATACTGCAAAGGTGACTGTCCTCGTCGTATCTTGCCCTATGGTTATAACTCGCCAAATCATGCCATTGTCCAGAATTATATCAATGAATTAGTAGATCAGAATGTCCCACGGCCCTCTTGTGTCCCATACAAGTACAGCCCCATTAGTGTCTTGATGATTGAACCCAATGGTAGCATTCTGTACAAGGAGTATGAGAATATGATTGCAGAATCTTGCACATGCAGATAA